Below is a genomic region from Erigeron canadensis isolate Cc75 chromosome 7, C_canadensis_v1, whole genome shotgun sequence.
GATGGAGAAATATTTTCCAGGAAGTATAGAGagggtgtttgtgtgtgtgtgaattggGCTAGGGTTTGTAACTTGTAATGGGTCGGCCTTGGTTTgggttttgttttataattataatgggTCCTggcttatgtatttaccttttttttttcttttgaacattggttattaacttattactcgtattagttaccctttttataacttatgtgaTGTCAAGAGCTTTTTGGTGGTTTTAAAAGCTAGAAAAGCCTCGAgctctaaaaacacacaattttaaaataatatatttctttGGATGTGTAGCAACAGCAATGGTACCTAATCCCGGCATGAACTTTCGACAATATGTAAAAAAACCTTACCTctactcaaaggtagagagactgttttCAGATTCACCGAAGGGGAAGGAACTTCCGGCCCAGGGCTATAACCCTTGCAAAAATACCTGACGGCAAGCGAAGCCAAAACCGAAAAGGGAAAACTCTCGATCTCAAACTCTTAATCTCAACCTCTCAATCTCTATCTCAGCCTCAATCTCAGATCTAGATTTGGATCTAGAATAGGTGAAAGAGCCGTTGGGGAGAAAACAgggagaaaaagagagagtgtgtgtatttaatgttaaaaatcttaaccctaaataataatttgtaatatacgttttatatataaaaaactttttgtaaTACTTCCATAACTTTATTAATAACTTAGAAAATATTTATCTATGTAaatactttaaatatatataaaaaataaactttaattaTCAAATGAAGAACTTTAGACAGTTGAATAAGatctattttttaattaaagtcaCTAGATCAAATTGTTGATATCATATAACtaacttttttaaaacttttaaagttataatCAGTAGCGGAGCCATGATTTTTATTCTGGGGTTGTCAATTACCTTAAACTGAATAAATACTTATAAATAATGctagaaatataaagttttgataTAAGTAACTTTTCTAAATTCAATAGAGTAAAATAGATTACATTAGGTGAGTGTTAAAGACGAGATGATTACCCGCGCAATACTGCGgtggtggcggcaacgggtAGTGCTAATGGCGGTGATGGTAataatgtggttattaatctaaaagtaattgccgtgattggtagtgtagttattttataattaagggatatatcttttgtaaataactttattaagaatattatatagatatgatatggaaatatttaaattaattaataaaggagataaatagtttggataaatatgagtgtaaaatattttagggatatatttggtagatttagtgtgaTCATtaggaatgtgttaaaaattaagagtattttggatattttaaaggtagagagttgaaaaaggtagggtagtttgtttattaatatagcatagatagataaatatgagtgtaaaaattttagggatatatttggtagatttagtgtgatagttaggaatgtgttgaaaattaaaggtatttttgggtattttaaagatagagaATTTAAAAGGGTAgggtagtttatttattaatataatatagataagtaAAAGACTTAACATCAATTAaggaaaaaatgatttattaactagtGTCACTGGGCACTAGTTGTAAcgcatttgatgaagttcatattttctaaattatataaaagaaatacatTTAATGCTCATTAATTTAATATGATAATTATCATCTACCAGTAACTATAAAACAAccccttaaattttttttgaaaaagtcaCAACCCTTGGATGAGAAAGAACTATTAATTTTAACCTTTAGATTATTTTGCTAACATCACTATCCTtttttagattactaattaaaatactaaataCTTAATACAATATTAAATACTAATAGCTACTGATCAAATGATCCTTCCGTAAAATATAAACTGTATTAAGggttgattttatttttttttttatcaattgttagattactaaatataataaattattaaccaaatattttatataaaatattatgtgTAATCGGAACAATTTTTCTATATAGTTAGCAAGTCaattgataattaaaattaatattttagtcttatttaattattataatatgtgTTTGGCATGTTATATTTTATTGCATATGTAAGATATTAGATATGATCTAATATGAGTGAGAAAATAAAATCATGATCGTaaaacatgtcattttttttataaaaggtttgTGTACGAATATGAATACTACTTCTAAATATTAAGAGGTGGTATAATTAAAtcgatttatttttataaaaacatatggaTACATATAAGACATTTAAATATCGTATATATCGATAAATTCAAAAAaaggggttggtggcccattgatAAGGACTTTGACCTTTGGGGGATTCACTTAGGTTCAAGTCCCACTTCCCACATTTAGAGAATTTTTTGAGAGTCATTGGTTTTATCCCAGACATGCGTataatttaggagtaggagtagattagaatgtcattcttaaaaaaaatgattaatttaaaaagtttttttcgtatcatttataaatttttgaaaaataaattacaaaaacaagTTTTAAGAGACATTTTTTTCTCCATTTACATTAAACTTGGTCAAAAATAAGAGAAGTCCTCTAGCGTTtaagtttaacaaaaatatttaaatatgaactCAATATAGATTGAAgttccaaaagaaaaaaaaaatcatatatatttatatactagcTTATAAACCCGGGTGATACCCGGGTATATTAAAGATATAAAGGTTATGACATACAAGAagataaacataaaaacaacactacttacatatttataaaaagtgacaataaaattaaagaacCATACGACTGTGAACATGCtatgattgttttttttataaaagtgacCAACAGTCGGACAAAAATGTATTTACGTAAAACAAAAACGTAAAAGTGTTGACCAGATTGATGCTGATTCTACATATTATTTCGTTTATTATATATGTCTAACTCTTTTTAATGAactcatacaaataaataataataacgaaACATagttatgattacaaaaataaattggatataaattataattgtaccatatgttttttgaaatcatacttaaattataagaaattGTAATGATCATTACCATTTCAGTGTGTAAAAATCACCCacgaaaaaaatgatttatacatttataagcGTGTATAAATCTAATattgtacacacttattagtgtgtaAACATTTTTCTTCTCACTTATAATTATgaaacttgtaactttttttgCACTTTTTAATGTAGACTATTTGTATACATTTTTAAGTGCGAAAAACTTAACAAAACTTTACGCATTTTTTGTGAGTATGTAGAAAAATTGCgtaaaaatgacaaatttacTGTAGTGtaagttaaaaagaaattgataatAGAATTAGTGATACGCATTTGATAAGACatgacatataaaaaaattgttattttatattaGACTTGAGGATTTAGAAAACTTCATAATagaaagattaaaaataaaaagttaaaagatgatgtcataaaacaattaaattaaaagaaatagttattttaaaaaattctaaagATGCcatgtaagatttttttaaaaataattatgtcatcaaaattttgttttatttatataaatagatatatatatatatatacaatcttaAAAGTTGTAATCTTTTAGTAACTATTAACTTATAGTTTCGTTGCAACCAATATATATACCAGaatttcaaaaaagttattatcttactatttttatttattgaggTTCAATTTTGTGTGATATCAAATTGAGATACGATAAATTGTTAattttatcgaggttattatCGAATATTAACATATAAAGGTTTTACTGCATATCCATCTATAATTGATCATTTTCTATTGAAAATTAAAGAATATATAACTTTCTTTATGAGTTCATGTAATGCACGAAACTTGAATGTGTTTGAAAGAGTATTAAAtagagtttttaaaaacattcCAAGACACACTTTAAATACTTTATACTCGTAATATGGTATAGAttataaataagaagataatatatattatttaagaattttatattatgtttacacaccaaaagttattgaatatatattttatgaaaaccTAATGTGCTCATCCCGCGTATTATGCGGGAAAATAATTAATCTAGTTTTTATATGTATcatatatacatgataatatatttaaagaaaGATTGACTTCATTGAATATATGCATTAACCAGACATTAGTTAACAAATTCCTTTTAAATTACCTTAAAAagttaataacaataatatattttataaagaaaaagggtGGTGATTTGTACAACGGTATTTTTTGAGCGCACACTACTAAAATAATTGTTTGGACTTTTTTTTACCCTTTAATAAATTAGTCCCTCTATTTTACACAACTTTTCCCTCGTTATCCGAATCCCTGATAATCTAAATTTGTCAATAACTACGAGTATGTTTTTGTGGCTTGTTTACAAGGTTCATCCACTATTCTCAGTTGGCGAAGACTAtacgttttcttgattcaaagaTACATTATAAGAATAACATTGCCTTGCTGATGTCACGTCCAAATAATACAACTACACCAGTTTTTCATGCAAGTCTTTTCATAAATAATCAACTTGATCACTTAAAAATTTGATATAAGAGTAGTCGTATTTCACATGGTTTGGAGCACCCATCCACATCGTCTAGcatacaaacacaaaaacacttAATACGACGGAGCCATAATCTGCTGTTGCCATATCGTGTCAACCGTCATAGTCGACAGCCCTAATCCTCTTGCCGAAAACTACGGAGACATTATTGAGCCCCCCCAAAACAATCTCCGGTCGTGTTTGGACCACCGTCGGTAGGCTCACCGATGAATTGAAAGACAAAACTGTGTTAATCGCTCAGACGATTCGTGCCGTTGGTAAGAATTTGGCGTTTTTGACTATTAGAGAAAGAGGGTGTACTGTTCAGTGTGTGTTGAATGTTGCTAAGGATTTTCAAGTGGTTAAGTTTGCTACTGGTGTTACTAAGGAGTCGGGTGTCGATATCGAAGGGATCGTATCGGTTCTGACAAAGCCTATTAAAGGTGCAACTCAACAGGTGGCCGGAGATACAAGTGAGGAAGATGTATGTTTTATTCAGGGCACCTAATGTGCTTCCTATGAATGTTATGGATGCTTCTAGAAGCGAGGTTGAAATCCAGAAGGCTCGAGAACAACTCGGAAAAATTTTTCGAAACGAGCgtatttcaagggtgttttgtcaaacaagttttggaaaaaaaaaatttatagaaccagtgaaaccggtatttgaaataccggattcaaaattTCTAGTCAAATCCgatatttgaaataccggtttcaaaaagaaactttgaatccggtatttcaaataccggactcACCCTTTGATGGTGCAGGTGGTACAGTGGGGGTGCAGGTGGTACAGTGGGGGTACAGTGTGGTGGTACTGGTGGAGTACCCACAGACAACTACAGGAACTATGCAGTTGTAGCTGGGCTCTTAACTGGGCTTGGTGCTCTTGGATGGTACCTTACATCAAATGACAAGAAAACTGAGAAGCCTCATGATTGAAGACTTGTGTGAAATATGATGTATAGGTATATGCATCGTTTTTAGCTATCTTGTGACCTATGTTATCtatgaaaaataagaaatacatGTTTGTATGAGCTATAGAACTCGAATGCTTTTAGCAACGGAAAAGGTCAACTGAAACGAACCAACACCCCTGATATATGATATGCTCTGTTGAAGCATGCTTTCAATGGCTATATGTTTGGCTGTGTTCTGTGGTTTTCATCTATCACAGGAGTAAGATGGAAGTAATGGCTGTGTTTATGTCAAACATAAACTtgtctttcatttttgttttccccCTTATATGATGCTTTCATATGTAAGAAGTACCCTTTTGGTGGTGTGCTTCAGATCTTTATGCTATTATTGAGCATGGTCAAAGACTGTTGCTGCACCCCCACTGTACCACCTGCACCCCCACTGTACCACCTACACCATCCACTAAGGGTgagtccggtatttgaaataccggattcaaagtttctttttgaaaccggtatttcaaataccggatttgaCTAGAaattttgaatccggtatttcaaataccggtttcactggttctataaattttttttttccaaaacttgtttgacaaaacacccttgaaatacGCCCGTTTCGAAAAATTTTTCGAACAACTCGTTCGGGTGAATCAGGATACTCGTTTGAATCATAGGAGTCTCGACTTGCGTACACCTGCGAATCAAGCGATTTTCTGCATGCCTTGAAAGTCGTATGGAAATTTTGTTTGCGCAGTTTCTGATGAATGAGGATtttgtcaaaatcaaaactCCAAAGTTAATTGAAGGAACTAGTGAAGGTGGTGCTGCTGCTTTTAGAGTGGAAGGCGAAACACCTCGTTTTCTCGCCCAATCTCCTCAGCTTTATAAGCAGATGGCAATCTGTGGTGGTTTTAAACGTGTTTTTGAGATTGGCGCCGTCTACAGAGCTGAAAAATCCTAGACCCATAGACATTTGTCTGAGTTCACTGGTCTTGATGTGGAAATGGAAATTTATGACCATTATTCCGAGGTGATGGATGTCGTAGACCGCCTTTTTGTTGACATGTTTGACAAATTGAATGACATATGCCGGAAAGAGTTAGAGGCTATTGGGAAGCAGTATCCCTTCAAGCCATTGAGATACTTGCGGAAAACCCCACGACTTACATTTGAAGAAGGTATCCAGATGCTAAAGGAAGCAGGCGTTGAGGTTGACCCGCTAGGGGACCTGAACACCAAAAGTGAAAGGACGTTAGGAAAGCTTGTATCAGATTAGTATGGAACTGACTTTATATGCTACACCGCTACCCATTGGCAGTTCGGCCTTTCTACACAATGCCTTGTCCAGACAACGAGGCTTATAGCAACTCGTTTGATGTTTTCATGAGAGGAGAAGAGGTTATTATGGGATCTCAGCGTCTGCACTCAATTGAACTGCTGGAGTCGCGTGCAAAAGAATGTGGGATGAATGTGAAATCAAAAGCGATAGCAACATATTTGGATTCCATCAGCTACGGTGTAAAGCCGCATGGTGGGTTTGGAGCTGGATTGGAACGGGTTGTGATGCTCTTCTGTGGTCTTGACAACATCCGTAAGACGTCGCTATTTCCCTCCATCTAGCTAGCAGTACCAAAGGTTTTGTTTACCAGATTTGCTTCTTTGCCTTTTCATATTTGACAGCCTTATGATTTGATTTCTTGCTTATGAAACCATTATTTGGTTCTTGTTTatgttcaaagttcaaactataaattagttctCACGATGGAACCTGCTTATACTTTTGTTTATATATCTGTTTAAGAATACGCTTTTAGCGCCATCATATCAACAAATATTGGTCTCGTAATTAAGAatgacaaatatatatgttcataATAATTGTATCTCCACGCCCACCCAAACACTTCATCGAAAAACATACACAGtcttatttaattttatgcatTACATGTTTTGAACTTCAAACAAGCTAACAAATGTATTGCAACAAGCATAAAACCTGTTAACGCGGTTGGTTTTCTTGAAATCCCATATCACTAGTACTGCCCGAGTATGATTCCCATTCGTGAGTGTTGTATGAGACTAATGGAACCTCATAAAGATCGGATTGCTCAACTTCAAGGATTAAGCTTCTAGTATCATCATCATTTGTTTGTTGATGAACCCATGGGTGAGTTGTGAACTTCCTCAAGCTCTCCAACTCCATCGCCACTTCTTTCATTGCTGGTCGATCACAACCTTGTGAACTAAGACATCTTTTCACCAGTTCAGCTACTGCTTGTAACTTTTCAAGAGTCCCTTCACGTAATAGTCGTGGTTCTACAATTTCAAACAAGCGGTTTTCTTTCATTGTCTTGATAAAGAAGGTTGCTAAATTCTTTACTTCGTTACTTCTATCACCGCCAATAGGTTTTTTCCCTGTTATTAGTTCTGCAAGGACCACTCCGAAGCTATACACATCACTTTTTTCTGTAAGCTGGCTTGTATGAAAGTATTCTGGATCCAAATACCCTAACGTCCCCTGAATGAGAGTTGTTACTTGCTCGTGATCTAGTGGGACTAACCTTGAAGCACCAAAATCTGAAATCTTTGCGGTGTAGTTATCATCTAATAATATGTTACTCGACTTGACATCTCTGTGTATGATTGGCATAGTAGTTTCTGAATGAAGGTACCCAAGGGCACTTGCCGCTTCAGCTGCTACTCTTAACCGATTGTCCCATGACAACCAACTCATTCCTCCCGCTTTATGATGAATGTGATGGAAAAGAGTGTTGTTTGAGATGAATTCATAAACTAGTACAGGAACTTCCTCTTCCAAACAGCAACCTAAAAGCTTTACTACATTTCGATGGATGACTTGTGTAACTATCATGATTTCATTGATGAATTGCTCAGCTTGAGACCTGTCTACCAGTCTAGATTTCTTTATTGCAACTACACGTTTGTCAGGCAAAAGTCCCTTGTATACAACACCATATGCACCTCGTCCAATTATGTGCTCCTGGGAAAAATTAGCAGTTGCCTTTCGGAGCTGTTCAGTGCTAAACAAAGTCATAGCCTCTTGAGATCCTACTTGTGAATTCATCTTCCGTTTAAGCAGAGTGCCCCCATTTTGCTCAAAGAACCTTTCCCGTAGCCTTGTTAGCTTCCTTCTCCTTATGCCGAAGCAAATGCCCGCTATTCCACAAAATAATGCCAACATTCCCAGCACCAAAACTACATGCGAATTTATAGAGACATTCATGAAAATTTGATTAGTATAATACCAACAAATTTCCCATTCGCATTATTAACAAATGTTTTCGGTTCAAGATAtgtattaatgaaaaaaaaaaagatatgtatTAATGAAGAGTTTTGTTAGAATATCGAGTATGTTTGGCCAAATTAACTAGTGTCTAGCGGAAGTGCATGAGCTTGTAAAGTTGTACCTATACTGGGTGAGAGGAGTTTATAGTGAAAAAGTGTTGCAACTATATCTCTCGTTAGAACCATCGGATCACAAATCCCTTCAGTCAGACTGTACATCTATCTGTCTAGAAGATACTTTCCTAAAATCATGAAAATCCTATGATTAACAAATGCATTAGATTAATTTTCTCACAGCTGTGCGGACAAATGGTAAACAACAACAATTTTGACTGATTTCTGTGCATTGCCCAAAACTCCAAATGAAAAACGTAACGCTCAAGTGCTAGAACTACATGTCTAGAACATAGGGTATGAACGAACCTAGAAAATGAGCTCAAATGAAAATGGGATCCTTCAGGATTGCCAAAATTTAGTCAACAACAGGAGGATGATTAATTCGATCACATTGTGTTGTAACGAAGGCTATGATACTATCAAAAGCTAACAAATAATCATGTATGTTAACACATTTAACTACCATGTCATATTGGTGACAAACATACACATTACCCATCATGTCCTCATAATTTAAGATCACATGTACTTAGCAATGCATTGGAAACTCAGTTAATCAAAACTAAGgagattttaaacaaaaataatcatgCAGACAAAGTAAAATGGGACGGAAGGTGAAGATTAGTGACCAAATTAACAGAGTAATTATCTAAACATGGATGAAAGAATTACCTATAGTCAATATGGTTGTATCAGAAAAAATTGAATCTTTAGTATTTCGTTTACAGCCATTTTGTGTTTTGGCGTCTCCAGAATATCCTGACGGACAGGTACAATTATAGCTCCCGCTGGTATTTATGCAATCACCATAGCaagttttgtttcttggatcCGCACACTCGTCAATGTCTAGGAAAACATAACAATATTAGATGTGcaataataaaacaaacaaaaaaaaaacacgaaagTAGTATACATGATCGATGATGATATATGCAAAAGGAAACGCACCTTGACAGCCTAAATCAAGATATGGGTTACCCTCGTAGCCTTCGTTACATCTACAACGATACCCACCACCATCTACATCATCGCAGTGGCTGTTCCCTTTGCATTCCGTAACCTCTGGTGAGCAGCTTTTGTTGGGTGCACTAATTACCCAATCTACCACAACAGGGACAGTGGCCATTAACCTGTTCCAAAAGTCCGTAACACTGTCTAAATCATTAGCTCCGCGAAACTGAAAAGAACCTTCCTCACCAAGAAATGCAAAGCCACAATGGTTGAAGGACCAAACATCTGTGTGGTTCTGAAAAGTTCCTAGTTCAATCTCGTAATACCGGAGGTTGTTTGGTATAGATATCTGACAACAGCCTTTTCCTAAGCACTGCCCATCATCAGCTACCTCTGACAGTTTCATACATGATCCAATACAGCCACTAGAAAAGTCAAATTCGTCTGTTTTTGCTTTTTTAGTTATGCCTTTGATCAATGAATAGTCATCACATCCAAAGACCGTTAACTTGTTCTTGTCCGATAAAGTGTATTGATCTGTGTTTAAACGAAGCCACGCATCTTCCTCTTGAGATACACTTCCATTCTGGTGGTAGCATGTATAAGCTACAAAACTGCTGACTCGTAACTCTGAATCTGAAATGTTGCGTATTTCGATGTTCCCGTCTCTTAGATACAACTTTGGGGACGTTCCATCAGAAGAAGTGTTGCATGTCAAGAAGAACGCGTCGTTTA
It encodes:
- the LOC122608147 gene encoding wall-associated receptor kinase 2-like, whose protein sequence is MILPYILICLISLLLININPLAMAASNGATANFNGTLKPGCEKQCGNITVPFPFGIAKGNDRSCSLNDAFFLTCNTSSDGTSPKLYLRDGNIEIRNISDSELRVSSFVAYTCYHQNGSVSQEEDAWLRLNTDQYTLSDKNKLTVFGCDDYSLIKGITKKAKTDEFDFSSGCIGSCMKLSEVADDGQCLGKGCCQISIPNNLRYYEIELGTFQNHTDVWSFNHCGFAFLGEEGSFQFRGANDLDSVTDFWNRLMATVPVVVDWVISAPNKSCSPEVTECKGNSHCDDVDGGGYRCRCNEGYEGNPYLDLGCQDIDECADPRNKTCYGDCINTSGSYNCTCPSGYSGDAKTQNGCKRNTKDSIFSDTTILTIVLVLGMLALFCGIAGICFGIRRRKLTRLRERFFEQNGGTLLKRKMNSQVGSQEAMTLFSTEQLRKATANFSQEHIIGRGAYGVVYKGLLPDKRVVAIKKSRLVDRSQAEQFINEIMIVTQVIHRNVVKLLGCCLEEEVPVLVYEFISNNTLFHHIHHKAGGMSWLSWDNRLRVAAEAASALGYLHSETTMPIIHRDVKSSNILLDDNYTAKISDFGASRLVPLDHEQVTTLIQGTLGYLDPEYFHTSQLTEKSDVYSFGVVLAELITGKKPIGGDRSNEVKNLATFFIKTMKENRLFEIVEPRLLREGTLEKLQAVAELVKRCLSSQGCDRPAMKEVAMELESLRKFTTHPWVHQQTNDDDTRSLILEVEQSDLYEVPLVSYNTHEWESYSGSTSDMGFQENQPR